A part of Bacillus thuringiensis genomic DNA contains:
- the nhaC gene encoding Na+/H+ antiporter NhaC — MKSVRLPSMLEIIVLLLLFLAVVFSFQTIFDLPIQLALFISWFLVIALGLRLGFRYQELQDAITKGISNGLEAILILVAVGALIGTWIAGGVVPTLIYYGLEFIHPSIFLLATLIICSITSIATGTSWGTVGTAGIAMMAIGEGLGLPLPLVAGAVLSGAYFGDKLSPLSDSTVLAASMAKVDVIAHVRAMLVLDVPAYIITSIMFTVAGWMYGGDNVDLNRVEFLKEALLKEFDIKIWMLVPAVIVIALLAMKKPSMPTIAMGALIGAIWATLFQGMNFGEAIGTAYNGFSIQSGVEFVDKLLNRGGINGMLGSVAVIIFGLGFGGLLEKLGVLKVIVSKFEKKLNSAGNVTLSTLIVAFLANIFGCAMYVSLILTPKIMEDSYDKLKIDRRVLARNSEVGGTLTSGMVPWSDNGIFMAGILGVATFSYVPFMWLSFVSLILAVIYGYTGKFIWYVDDADKGKQAS; from the coding sequence ATGAAAAGTGTAAGATTACCATCGATGCTAGAAATCATAGTTCTTTTATTACTATTTCTCGCTGTTGTCTTTTCCTTCCAAACGATTTTTGATCTCCCAATTCAATTAGCGCTATTTATTTCATGGTTTTTAGTAATTGCGCTTGGATTAAGATTAGGATTTCGTTATCAAGAATTGCAAGATGCAATTACGAAAGGGATTTCTAACGGATTAGAAGCAATACTGATTTTAGTTGCAGTAGGTGCTTTAATTGGAACTTGGATTGCAGGTGGCGTTGTACCAACATTAATCTATTATGGATTAGAGTTTATTCACCCTAGCATATTCCTATTAGCAACATTAATTATTTGTTCGATAACTTCTATCGCGACAGGAACATCATGGGGAACAGTTGGAACAGCAGGTATTGCTATGATGGCGATTGGTGAAGGGCTTGGCTTACCACTTCCACTTGTTGCTGGTGCAGTTCTTTCAGGAGCTTATTTCGGCGACAAATTATCACCACTTTCTGATAGTACAGTTCTTGCAGCTTCTATGGCAAAAGTAGATGTTATTGCTCACGTTCGAGCTATGCTCGTATTAGATGTTCCGGCTTATATTATTACTAGCATTATGTTTACTGTAGCTGGTTGGATGTACGGCGGCGATAATGTAGACTTGAATCGAGTAGAGTTTTTAAAAGAAGCTTTATTAAAGGAATTTGATATTAAAATATGGATGCTTGTTCCGGCGGTCATTGTTATTGCTTTATTAGCGATGAAGAAACCTTCTATGCCAACAATTGCAATGGGAGCTTTAATTGGTGCAATTTGGGCAACTCTTTTCCAAGGAATGAACTTTGGAGAGGCGATTGGAACAGCGTATAACGGATTCTCAATTCAATCTGGTGTTGAATTTGTTGACAAGTTATTAAACCGTGGTGGAATTAACGGTATGCTTGGCTCAGTAGCCGTTATTATTTTCGGTTTAGGATTTGGTGGATTACTTGAAAAATTAGGTGTTTTAAAAGTAATCGTATCAAAATTCGAAAAGAAATTAAATTCTGCAGGTAATGTAACATTGTCTACATTAATCGTGGCATTCTTAGCAAATATATTTGGTTGTGCGATGTACGTATCACTAATTTTAACACCAAAAATCATGGAAGATAGCTATGATAAATTAAAAATAGACCGACGTGTATTAGCGCGTAACTCAGAAGTAGGTGGAACGCTAACTTCAGGTATGGTTCCATGGTCTGATAATGGTATTTTTATGGCTGGTATTTTAGGTGTAGCAACGTTCTCATATGTTCCGTTTATGTGGTTAAGCTTTGTTTCATTAATCTTAGCAGTTATTTACGGATATACAGGCAAATTCATTTGGTATGTGGATGATGCAGATAAAGGAAAGCAAGCATCATAA
- a CDS encoding MerR family transcriptional regulator — MYYTIGQVAKMQHLTISQIRYYDKQGLFPFLQRNEKGDRVFDEEALKYLEMILCLKNTGMPIQKIKQFIDWSMEGEPTILQRLELMKQQEANVLQLIQDTEKNLKKIQQKIAKYENEITLANTITK; from the coding sequence ATGTATTATACGATCGGTCAAGTCGCCAAAATGCAACACTTAACTATTTCTCAAATACGTTATTACGATAAACAAGGACTGTTCCCTTTTCTTCAAAGAAATGAAAAAGGAGATCGAGTTTTTGACGAAGAAGCACTGAAATATTTAGAAATGATTTTATGCTTAAAAAACACCGGTATGCCCATTCAAAAAATAAAACAATTTATCGACTGGTCTATGGAGGGAGAACCTACTATCCTTCAACGGTTGGAATTAATGAAACAACAGGAGGCCAATGTCTTACAGCTCATTCAAGACACTGAAAAAAACTTAAAAAAGATACAACAAAAAATTGCTAAATATGAGAACGAAATAACTTTAGCAAATACTATTACCAAATAA
- a CDS encoding SDR family NAD(P)-dependent oxidoreductase, with translation MKKYAFITGANKGIGYEIVRQLAEKDYHVFLGARNKQLGQQAVESLHVPNVSYIQVDISSAQSIQEAIKKIHETTDQLDLLINNAGIALDFHTLPSELNIETLRQGFEVNFFGTFQMVQAFLPLLKKSSNSKIINVTTDMASLTMFANGETHPINALGYNSSKTAINALTLAFSKEFSTNGPEIFGVTPGFTTTDLNDNSPGGHTTNESAKIIIKYALSETNYNGKILNKDGIITW, from the coding sequence ATGAAAAAATATGCTTTCATAACAGGTGCGAATAAAGGCATTGGATATGAAATTGTTCGTCAATTAGCAGAAAAAGATTATCACGTATTTTTAGGCGCTCGTAATAAACAACTTGGTCAACAAGCTGTAGAATCCTTACATGTTCCAAACGTTTCCTATATTCAAGTAGACATTTCTAGTGCTCAATCCATTCAAGAAGCAATCAAGAAAATCCACGAAACGACTGACCAATTAGATTTATTAATCAATAACGCAGGCATAGCACTCGACTTCCATACGCTACCTAGTGAATTAAATATTGAAACTTTACGCCAAGGATTTGAAGTTAACTTTTTCGGAACATTCCAAATGGTGCAAGCCTTTTTACCATTATTAAAGAAATCAAGCAACAGTAAAATTATAAATGTAACAACTGACATGGCTTCATTAACAATGTTTGCTAACGGTGAAACACATCCAATTAATGCATTAGGGTATAATTCTTCAAAAACAGCTATTAATGCTTTAACATTAGCTTTTAGTAAAGAATTTAGTACGAACGGCCCAGAAATTTTCGGAGTAACTCCCGGCTTTACAACTACTGACCTTAATGATAATTCCCCAGGTGGCCATACAACCAATGAAAGTGCTAAAATTATTATTAAATATGCATTAAGTGAAACAAACTATAATGGTAAAATACTAAATAAAGATGGAATTATAACTTGGTAG
- the fumC gene encoding class II fumarate hydratase: MEYRIERDTIGEIKVPADKLWAAQTQRSKENFPIGTEQMPLEIVKAFAILKKSAALSNQKLGKLSEEKAEAIVAAADEVMAGKWDEHFPLVVWQTGSGTQSNMNVNEVIANRGNQILKEKGSDVHIHPNDDVNMSQSSNDTFPTALHVACVIAVENHVLPAIMKLKETLAEKVTAFEHIIKIGRTHLQDATPLTLGQEISGWHRMLEKTERMIAESNTYMKELAIGGTAVGTGINAHPKFGEMVSEEISQFTGKQFISAPNKFHALTSHDEVVYTHGALKALAADLMKIANDVRWLASGPRSGLGEIIIPANEPGSSIMPGKVNPTQSEALTMVVAQVMGNDATIGFAASQGNFELNVFKPVIAYNFLQSAHLLADAIVSFNDNCAVGIEADEEVIKENVNRSLMLVTALNPHIGYENAAKIAKHAHKDGLTLKEAALQSGLLTEEQFDEIVDPKKMIAPKE, from the coding sequence ATGGAGTACAGAATTGAAAGAGATACAATAGGAGAAATAAAAGTTCCAGCTGATAAATTATGGGCAGCACAAACACAACGTAGTAAAGAAAACTTCCCGATTGGAACAGAGCAAATGCCGCTTGAAATTGTAAAAGCATTTGCCATTTTAAAGAAGAGTGCAGCACTTAGCAATCAAAAATTAGGAAAGCTATCAGAAGAAAAAGCAGAAGCAATTGTGGCAGCAGCTGACGAAGTGATGGCAGGGAAATGGGATGAACATTTTCCGCTTGTCGTATGGCAAACGGGTAGTGGTACACAGTCAAATATGAATGTGAATGAAGTAATTGCAAATCGAGGGAATCAGATTTTGAAAGAGAAGGGATCTGACGTACATATTCATCCGAATGATGATGTGAACATGTCTCAAAGTTCAAATGATACATTTCCAACAGCGCTTCATGTAGCATGTGTAATTGCAGTAGAAAATCACGTATTACCAGCAATTATGAAATTAAAAGAAACGTTAGCAGAAAAAGTAACTGCATTTGAACATATTATAAAAATTGGTCGTACACATTTACAAGATGCGACACCGTTAACATTAGGGCAAGAAATTAGTGGATGGCACCGTATGCTTGAAAAAACAGAGCGTATGATTGCAGAGAGCAATACATATATGAAAGAGCTTGCGATTGGTGGTACTGCAGTTGGAACAGGTATTAACGCTCATCCTAAATTTGGTGAGATGGTATCTGAGGAAATTAGCCAATTTACAGGTAAGCAATTTATTTCTGCACCAAATAAGTTCCATGCATTAACGAGCCATGACGAAGTTGTATATACACATGGTGCATTAAAAGCATTAGCAGCGGATTTAATGAAAATCGCTAACGATGTGCGCTGGCTGGCAAGTGGTCCACGTAGTGGTCTAGGAGAAATTATCATTCCGGCAAATGAGCCAGGAAGCTCTATTATGCCAGGTAAAGTAAATCCAACGCAAAGTGAAGCGTTAACGATGGTTGTAGCGCAAGTGATGGGAAATGACGCAACAATTGGATTTGCTGCGAGTCAAGGTAATTTTGAGTTAAACGTATTTAAACCTGTTATTGCATATAACTTCTTACAATCCGCTCACTTATTAGCAGATGCAATTGTTTCATTTAATGATAATTGTGCAGTTGGTATTGAAGCTGATGAAGAAGTAATTAAAGAGAATGTGAATCGTTCATTAATGCTTGTAACAGCATTAAATCCGCATATCGGATATGAAAATGCAGCGAAAATTGCGAAGCATGCTCATAAAGATGGGTTAACTTTAAAAGAAGCAGCATTGCAATCTGGACTACTAACAGAAGAACAATTTGATGAAATTGTCGATCCTAAAAAAATGATTGCTCCGAAAGAATAA
- a CDS encoding PH domain-containing protein, whose protein sequence is MKFKAKKNPFHIIFITLFIIIFLVSLFFQNENSIFFTLMMLLNIVNLSSFYFSHYNITASSLIVKHGFIFHTEIPFEDIRHVKYSGKTLHSKKWTRQQLEIHYNLFDSVTAFVPLEEEKFISLLKENCPHMKVMNMPANK, encoded by the coding sequence TTGAAATTTAAAGCGAAAAAGAATCCATTTCACATCATTTTTATTACATTATTTATCATTATTTTTCTCGTTTCGCTATTCTTCCAAAATGAAAATTCTATTTTTTTCACTCTCATGATGCTGCTAAATATAGTGAATCTTTCTTCATTCTATTTTTCTCACTACAATATAACTGCATCATCTCTTATTGTAAAACACGGTTTCATATTTCATACTGAAATTCCATTTGAAGATATTCGTCACGTTAAATACTCTGGTAAAACACTTCATTCAAAAAAATGGACTAGACAGCAATTAGAAATCCATTACAATTTATTTGACTCAGTAACCGCTTTTGTACCACTAGAAGAAGAAAAGTTCATTTCACTCTTAAAAGAAAATTGTCCACATATGAAAGTAATGAATATGCCTGCTAACAAATAA